A stretch of Allostreptomyces psammosilenae DNA encodes these proteins:
- the ccsB gene encoding c-type cytochrome biogenesis protein CcsB: MYSAIAVYMLAFFAYCAEWAFGSRGRVAVHSARTTAPAPERELVGAGVGARPGAPARPGPAERLTGRGRDGARPTGPRDGDLVADQGDVAGGDPQADRYGRIAVSLTLLGFVLHAAAVLSRGLSVRRAPWGNMYEFSTAVALMLVVAYLVMLFRFRQRWLGLFVMVPLIATLGVAVTVLYTESDQLVPALDSYWIWIHVASATASFAAFHIGAIASVLYLFKDARERRAAAGAPLGRGGRLLDRLPSAATLDRTAYRVNAVIFPLWTFAIVVGAVWAESAWGRYWGWDPKETWSFITWVAYAAYLHARATAGWKGRRAAVISLVGFACFVFNYYLVNIFFEGLHSYGGV; encoded by the coding sequence ATGTACTCGGCGATCGCCGTGTACATGCTGGCGTTCTTCGCCTACTGCGCGGAGTGGGCCTTCGGCAGCCGGGGCAGGGTGGCCGTGCACTCGGCGCGCACCACCGCCCCGGCGCCGGAACGCGAACTCGTCGGCGCGGGGGTGGGCGCCCGCCCCGGCGCCCCGGCACGGCCCGGCCCCGCCGAGCGCCTCACCGGCCGCGGCAGGGACGGCGCCCGCCCGACCGGCCCCCGGGACGGCGACCTCGTCGCCGACCAGGGCGACGTGGCCGGCGGCGACCCCCAGGCCGACCGGTACGGGCGGATCGCCGTCTCGCTCACCCTGCTCGGCTTCGTCCTGCACGCCGCCGCGGTGCTCAGCCGCGGCCTGTCCGTGCGGCGCGCCCCCTGGGGCAACATGTACGAGTTCTCCACGGCCGTGGCGCTGATGCTGGTCGTCGCCTACCTGGTGATGCTCTTCCGGTTCCGCCAGCGCTGGCTCGGCCTCTTCGTGATGGTGCCGCTGATCGCCACCCTCGGCGTCGCGGTCACCGTGCTCTACACCGAGTCCGACCAGCTGGTGCCCGCCCTGGACTCCTACTGGATCTGGATCCACGTGGCCTCGGCGACCGCCTCGTTCGCCGCCTTCCACATCGGCGCCATCGCCTCGGTCCTCTACCTCTTCAAGGACGCCCGGGAACGGCGCGCCGCCGCCGGCGCCCCCCTGGGCCGCGGCGGACGCCTGCTCGACCGGCTGCCCTCCGCCGCCACCCTGGACCGCACGGCCTACCGGGTCAACGCGGTGATCTTCCCGCTGTGGACCTTCGCCATCGTCGTGGGCGCCGTCTGGGCGGAGAGCGCCTGGGGCCGCTACTGGGGCTGGGACCCCAAGGAGACCTGGTCCTTCATCACCTGGGTCGCCTACGCCGCCTACCTGCACGCCCGCGCCACCGCCGGCTGGAAGGGCCGCCGGGCCGCCGTGATCTCGCTGGTGGGCTTCGCCTGCTTCGTCTTCAACTACTACCTGGTCAACATCTTCTTCGAGGGGCTGCACTCCTACGGCGGAGTGTGA
- a CDS encoding NfeD family protein, with amino-acid sequence MWWLIGAAGLGIPLVLTAVPEFGMFGIGAVAAAVAAALGAGVALQIGVFAVVSAALVGTVGPIARRHLRRERPEARTGIEALRGANAVVLSRVDAHGGRIKLAGEEWSARALDTGQVFEPGETVDVVEIKGATAIVM; translated from the coding sequence ATGTGGTGGCTGATCGGGGCCGCGGGCCTGGGCATCCCGCTCGTGCTCACCGCGGTGCCCGAGTTCGGCATGTTCGGCATCGGCGCGGTGGCGGCGGCCGTCGCGGCCGCCCTGGGCGCCGGCGTCGCCCTCCAGATAGGCGTGTTCGCCGTGGTCTCCGCCGCCCTGGTGGGCACGGTCGGCCCGATCGCCCGGCGGCACCTGCGCCGTGAGCGACCCGAGGCCCGGACCGGCATCGAGGCCCTGCGCGGCGCCAACGCCGTCGTGCTCTCCCGTGTCGACGCCCACGGCGGACGGATCAAGCTGGCCGGGGAGGAGTGGAGCGCCCGCGCGCTCGACACCGGCCAGGTCTTCGAACCGGGGGAGACCGTCGACGTCGTGGAGATCAAGGGCGCGACGGCCATCGTCATGTGA
- a CDS encoding SPFH domain-containing protein, which translates to MQPVIIVLIVLAVLVLVAVIRTVQVIPQASAAIVERFGRYTRTLNAGLNIVVPFIDTIRNRVDLREQVVPFPPQPVITQDNLVVEIDTVIYYQVTDARAATYEVASYIQAIEQLTVTTLRNIIGGMDLERTLTSREEINSALRGVLDEATGRWGIRVNRVELKAIDPPVSIKDSMEKQMRAERDKRAAILQAEGTKQSQILTAEGSRQAAILTAEGEAKAAVLRADGEAQAIQRVFDAIHAGDPDQKLLAYQYLQMLPKIAEGDANKLWIVPSELGKALEGLGGAIGGLAGMNDGGGAKAATPPPARPTGDPVRQVRRDYPQGRDYPPQGGGTPRGGY; encoded by the coding sequence TTGCAACCAGTCATCATCGTCCTGATCGTGCTCGCCGTGCTGGTCCTCGTCGCGGTGATCAGGACCGTCCAGGTGATCCCGCAGGCCAGCGCCGCCATCGTGGAGCGGTTCGGCCGTTACACCCGCACCCTCAACGCGGGCCTGAACATCGTCGTGCCGTTCATCGACACCATCCGCAACCGGGTGGACCTCCGCGAGCAGGTCGTCCCCTTCCCCCCGCAGCCGGTGATCACCCAGGACAACCTGGTGGTCGAGATCGACACGGTCATCTACTACCAGGTCACCGACGCCCGCGCGGCCACCTACGAGGTCGCCAGCTACATCCAGGCCATCGAGCAGCTCACCGTCACCACGCTGCGCAACATCATCGGCGGCATGGACCTGGAGCGCACCCTCACCTCCCGCGAGGAGATCAACAGCGCGCTGCGCGGCGTGCTGGACGAGGCCACCGGCCGCTGGGGCATCCGCGTCAACCGCGTCGAGCTGAAGGCCATCGACCCGCCGGTCTCCATCAAGGACTCCATGGAGAAGCAGATGCGCGCCGAGCGGGACAAGCGCGCCGCGATCCTCCAGGCCGAGGGCACCAAGCAGTCCCAGATCCTGACCGCGGAGGGCAGCCGGCAGGCGGCGATCCTGACCGCCGAGGGCGAGGCCAAGGCGGCGGTGCTGCGCGCGGACGGTGAGGCGCAGGCCATCCAGCGGGTCTTCGACGCCATCCACGCCGGCGACCCGGACCAGAAGCTGCTCGCCTACCAGTACCTCCAGATGCTGCCGAAGATCGCCGAGGGCGACGCGAACAAGCTGTGGATCGTGCCCAGCGAACTGGGCAAGGCCCTGGAGGGCCTCGGCGGCGCCATCGGCGGCCTGGCCGGGATGAACGACGGAGGCGGCGCCAAGGCCGCGACCCCGCCGCCCGCCCGGCCCACCGGCGACCCGGTCCGCCAGGTGCGGCGCGACTACCCGCAGGGCCGGGACTACCCGCCGCAGGGCGGCGGGACGCCCCGCGGCGGCTACTGA
- a CDS encoding outer membrane protein assembly factor BamB family protein, translating into MSGGSQFIRDGGPANMRKTETAPVPRRPHPARLAPVWCAEFDRPSSARAEGSWLSDGLLVRIRFDLVRAYDVPSGRLQWEYRVPGRGEVVSVARSTAAATGALIHVQDGAATAVALDLRTGAPRWSRPLPADPRLAALVPRPAPGLVAAAGDRVLLHTADAVVAHDALTGAELWCAPAPPGAPRAAGRIYASGERAVSVHLYEGQAEARMLDVATGRVRWAVSIPPWGALSSVECLSVDPLVLAATERGRRASGTLLVLDGQGGIRLRIPYSAPSGELDLAPRDFGAMADPAAVVTEDVLVTRVRRPGDGFRDQVAAFSLDSGEHLWTHPCPRRLLALTRGQDRVYVLAEVAGQTRGPELSVLDLHTGRPVGVYRVRDPGSRAASRIHVMDGHVVQVFHDGTALRHPVAAYTLPVRRRPPIVAAGARYALWAVAPVAALMLLAVLWMVIPG; encoded by the coding sequence GTGAGCGGCGGATCCCAGTTCATCCGGGACGGAGGACCGGCCAACATGCGCAAGACCGAGACCGCACCGGTCCCCCGCAGACCGCACCCGGCCCGGTTGGCCCCCGTGTGGTGCGCCGAGTTCGACCGGCCCAGTTCCGCGCGGGCCGAGGGGAGTTGGCTCTCCGACGGCCTGCTGGTGCGCATCCGGTTCGACCTGGTGCGCGCCTACGACGTGCCCAGCGGACGGCTGCAGTGGGAGTACCGGGTGCCCGGGCGCGGCGAGGTGGTCTCGGTCGCCCGGAGCACCGCCGCCGCCACCGGCGCCCTGATCCACGTCCAGGACGGCGCGGCCACCGCCGTAGCCCTGGACCTGCGCACCGGCGCGCCGCGCTGGTCCCGGCCGCTGCCGGCCGACCCGCGGCTGGCCGCCCTGGTGCCGCGGCCGGCGCCCGGCCTGGTGGCCGCAGCGGGGGACCGGGTGCTGCTGCACACGGCGGACGCCGTGGTGGCCCACGACGCCCTCACCGGCGCGGAGCTGTGGTGCGCGCCCGCGCCGCCCGGCGCCCCCCGCGCCGCCGGGCGGATCTACGCCTCCGGTGAGCGGGCGGTCAGCGTCCACCTGTACGAGGGGCAGGCGGAGGCCCGGATGCTGGACGTGGCCACCGGCCGGGTCCGCTGGGCGGTGAGCATCCCCCCGTGGGGTGCGCTGAGCTCGGTGGAGTGCCTGTCGGTGGATCCGCTGGTGCTGGCCGCCACCGAGCGCGGCCGGCGGGCCAGCGGCACGTTGCTGGTACTGGACGGGCAGGGCGGGATCCGGCTGCGCATCCCCTACAGCGCGCCGTCCGGCGAACTGGACCTGGCGCCGCGCGACTTCGGCGCGATGGCCGACCCGGCCGCCGTGGTCACCGAGGACGTCCTGGTCACCCGGGTGCGCCGGCCCGGGGACGGCTTCCGCGACCAGGTGGCGGCGTTCTCCCTGGACAGCGGCGAACACCTGTGGACCCACCCCTGCCCGCGCCGGCTGCTGGCGCTGACCCGGGGGCAGGACCGGGTGTACGTCCTCGCCGAGGTGGCCGGCCAGACCCGCGGGCCGGAGCTCAGCGTGCTCGACCTGCACACCGGTCGACCGGTGGGCGTCTACCGGGTGCGTGACCCGGGCTCGCGGGCGGCCAGCCGGATCCACGTCATGGACGGCCACGTCGTCCAGGTGTTCCACGACGGGACGGCGCTGCGCCACCCGGTGGCGGCCTACACCCTGCCGGTGCGCCGTCGTCCGCCGATCGTGGCGGCCGGGGCCCGGTACGCGCTGTGGGCGGTGGCCCCGGTGGCGGCCCTGATGCTGCTCGCGGTGCTCTGGATGGTGATCCCGGGGTAG
- a CDS encoding ABC transporter ATP-binding protein, with protein sequence MSDVLELVDVSVVRAGRRLVDQVSWAVAEGERWAVLGPNGAGKTTLMQVASTYLFPTTGTVSVLGEKLGAVDVFELRPRIGMASAALAERMPRRQTARETVLTAAYGMTARWREKYDTTDAARADYLLDRLGMAGLEDRSYGTLSEGERKRTMISRALMTDPELLLLDEPAAGLDLGGREDLVRRLGRLAADPLAPAMVMVTHHVEEIPPGFTHVLMIRQGRVLTAGPIEQELNSRNLSHCFGLPLVVERSQGRWTARGLPLADD encoded by the coding sequence ATGAGCGACGTTCTGGAGCTGGTGGACGTATCCGTGGTCCGAGCGGGCCGCCGGCTGGTGGACCAGGTCTCCTGGGCGGTCGCCGAAGGCGAGCGGTGGGCCGTCCTCGGGCCGAACGGCGCCGGCAAGACGACGCTCATGCAGGTCGCCTCCACCTACCTGTTCCCCACCACCGGCACCGTCTCGGTGCTCGGAGAGAAGCTCGGCGCCGTCGACGTCTTCGAGCTGCGCCCCCGCATCGGCATGGCCAGCGCGGCCCTCGCCGAGCGCATGCCGCGCCGGCAGACCGCCCGGGAGACCGTGCTGACCGCCGCCTACGGCATGACGGCCCGCTGGCGGGAGAAGTACGACACCACCGACGCCGCGCGCGCCGACTACCTGCTGGACCGGCTCGGCATGGCCGGCCTGGAGGACCGCTCCTACGGCACGCTCTCCGAGGGCGAGCGCAAGCGCACCATGATCTCCCGCGCCCTGATGACCGACCCGGAGCTGCTGCTGCTGGACGAGCCGGCGGCCGGCCTCGACCTCGGCGGCCGGGAGGACCTGGTGCGCCGGCTCGGCAGGCTGGCGGCCGACCCGCTCGCGCCCGCCATGGTCATGGTCACCCACCACGTCGAGGAGATCCCGCCGGGCTTCACCCACGTCCTGATGATCCGCCAGGGCCGGGTGCTCACCGCGGGCCCGATCGAGCAGGAGCTGAACTCCCGCAACCTCTCGCACTGCTTCGGCCTGCCGCTGGTGGTCGAGCGGTCGCAGGGCCGCTGGACGGCGCGCGGCCTGCCGCTGGCCGACGACTGA
- a CDS encoding outer membrane protein assembly factor BamB family protein encodes MPNDSAGYDGRQGHGGHDGTSPYPPFPPHPGEEAGQDQTAWQQRVDSDAPWSTGGYGAERQPGYDPLTGPMPGGPPPGDGLPGSGEAGSWAADHRDYPDPLHQPPTAPYPPAGYDSPGADGPAGYGTGGYPGGDPVDGRYAPGAVGYADPERPYQEHDPAYGPEYGSGGAFADADGYPAGAGYRPYGETDDYPAPAGYAGADDYDRPDGYDGPDDHDGPDGYDGPAGYGEYGAAQGYPPPFPGADGSAAAGHLADDDATRTDLPPLSDPSGGPGAAGSFPADGARPGEGERGASRAAGSRGGDAGRAPRRSGRRLPLPLIAGAVALVVLVALGLWVWRPGGGGEEGGGEQAGTGSPAWQQAWATEPPAGDSAAGGDLLAAWTTGELLVRVDGSGARGYRLDSGELAWSAEPPAEDLVPCAAAATPAGEGVGAVLYGKAGEDRCSRLVGLNLADGTAAWNHELDGEGEADAPLRVTANDSLVVALTPAGMAGYRPADGERAWAAEAGDNCGFSAPTAGATAIIAQRTCYTPDREEGLRAVNAENGETVWTRELAATTLRVDVLSVDPVVVRPVDSAAEGNGTILTLDGEGQTTAELAVDQDFGELRVNDGLSAPVPSVVAGGGTIVTTTLSSSTGAAELVAVDAASGQVLWHRAAPEGRRLTVVAVREDSVLAVADATAGEPAEVIGYALTDGQADSVALLPQDAPSVSAGRALAVGEGLALLPRDAAARGVDAAVYGG; translated from the coding sequence ATGCCCAACGACTCCGCAGGGTACGACGGCCGCCAGGGCCACGGCGGCCACGACGGCACCAGTCCGTACCCTCCCTTCCCTCCGCACCCCGGTGAGGAGGCGGGGCAGGACCAGACCGCCTGGCAGCAGCGGGTGGACAGCGACGCCCCGTGGTCCACCGGCGGCTACGGCGCGGAGCGGCAGCCCGGGTACGACCCGCTGACCGGCCCGATGCCGGGCGGGCCGCCGCCCGGCGACGGGCTGCCCGGGAGCGGCGAGGCGGGGAGCTGGGCCGCGGACCACCGGGACTACCCGGATCCGCTGCACCAGCCGCCCACCGCGCCGTACCCGCCGGCCGGCTACGACTCCCCGGGGGCGGACGGGCCGGCCGGCTACGGCACCGGCGGCTACCCCGGCGGCGACCCGGTGGACGGGCGCTACGCCCCCGGCGCGGTGGGCTACGCCGACCCCGAGCGCCCCTACCAGGAGCACGACCCGGCGTACGGCCCGGAGTACGGCTCGGGCGGCGCCTTCGCGGACGCGGACGGCTACCCGGCCGGCGCCGGCTACCGTCCGTACGGGGAGACCGACGACTACCCGGCCCCCGCGGGCTACGCCGGCGCGGACGACTACGACCGTCCGGACGGCTACGACGGTCCGGACGACCACGACGGTCCGGACGGCTACGACGGGCCGGCGGGGTACGGGGAGTACGGCGCGGCCCAGGGCTATCCGCCGCCGTTCCCGGGCGCGGACGGCTCCGCGGCGGCCGGGCACCTCGCCGACGACGACGCGACCCGCACCGACCTGCCGCCGCTGTCCGACCCGTCCGGCGGGCCCGGCGCGGCCGGTTCCTTCCCCGCCGACGGCGCCCGTCCCGGCGAGGGCGAGCGCGGGGCCTCCCGGGCGGCCGGTTCCCGCGGCGGCGACGCGGGGCGGGCCCCGAGGCGTTCCGGCCGCCGCCTGCCGCTTCCGCTGATCGCCGGGGCGGTCGCGCTGGTGGTGCTGGTCGCCCTGGGCCTGTGGGTCTGGCGGCCGGGAGGCGGGGGCGAGGAGGGCGGCGGGGAGCAGGCCGGCACCGGTTCGCCGGCCTGGCAGCAGGCGTGGGCGACCGAGCCGCCGGCCGGCGACTCCGCGGCCGGCGGCGACCTGCTGGCCGCCTGGACCACCGGCGAGCTGCTGGTCCGGGTCGACGGCAGCGGCGCCCGCGGCTACCGGCTGGACAGCGGTGAGCTCGCCTGGAGCGCCGAGCCCCCGGCGGAGGACCTCGTCCCCTGCGCGGCCGCCGCCACCCCGGCCGGCGAGGGCGTCGGAGCCGTCCTGTACGGGAAGGCCGGCGAGGACCGGTGCAGCCGGCTGGTCGGCCTGAACCTCGCCGACGGCACGGCGGCCTGGAACCACGAGCTGGACGGCGAGGGGGAGGCGGACGCGCCGCTGCGGGTCACCGCCAACGACAGCCTGGTCGTCGCCCTCACCCCGGCCGGCATGGCCGGGTACCGGCCGGCCGACGGCGAGCGCGCCTGGGCGGCCGAGGCCGGCGACAACTGCGGCTTCTCCGCCCCGACGGCCGGTGCGACCGCGATCATCGCCCAGCGCACCTGCTACACCCCGGACCGCGAGGAGGGGCTGCGGGCGGTGAACGCCGAGAACGGCGAGACGGTGTGGACCCGGGAGCTGGCGGCCACCACGCTGCGGGTGGACGTGCTCTCGGTCGATCCGGTGGTGGTGCGCCCGGTGGACAGCGCCGCGGAGGGCAACGGCACGATCCTGACCCTCGACGGCGAGGGCCAGACCACCGCCGAGCTGGCCGTGGACCAGGACTTCGGCGAGCTGCGGGTGAACGACGGCCTGTCGGCCCCGGTGCCCAGCGTGGTCGCCGGCGGCGGCACCATCGTCACCACCACGCTCTCCTCCAGCACCGGCGCCGCCGAGCTGGTCGCCGTGGACGCGGCCAGCGGCCAGGTGCTGTGGCACCGGGCGGCGCCGGAGGGCCGCCGGCTGACCGTGGTGGCGGTGCGCGAGGACTCCGTGCTGGCGGTCGCGGACGCCACCGCGGGCGAGCCGGCCGAGGTGATCGGCTACGCGCTGACCGACGGCCAGGCCGACAGCGTGGCGCTGCTGCCGCAGGACGCCCCGTCGGTGAGCGCGGGGCGCGCCCTCGCCGTGGGCGAGGGGCTGGCGCTGCTGCCCCGCGACGCGGCCGCCCGCGGCGTGGACGCCGCGGTCTACGGAGGCTAG
- a CDS encoding MMPL family transporter, protein MTNALARLSTRRPRALLLVALIFVIIAAVLGGGVTDRLRAGQGTEDPNSESAHAAELLDEYFPNARPNFVLMVSSDRDVDDRAIAQQGVQLAERLAYEESVSGVTSYWHTGADSLKSPDGRYALIVAHLTGNEAEAGEAQRRLAPDYQGRQGDLEVQIGGVTAILSEVEDTIEEDLIRSEVIALPLTLLILVLVFRGVIAALLPLAVGIIAIIGTNAALWAIAGVTDVSVFAQNLTTALGLGLAIDYALLMVRRFRDELELGADPRTAVTTMLNTAGRTVFFSALTVSVALAAMLLFPLYFLRSFAYAGVSVVLLAAAAALLVLPALLVVLGKRVNSLDLSRLLTRRRAKAAGGTAKPSGFVRLTSTVMRRAPIFAVGSVALLVLLGLPFLRVEFGMADDRQLPAEAEPRVVQQIIRDNFDSSATGVIDVLARGVDTAEEREDLVEFATAVSALEGVQEVQSPVGTFAEGRQSEPRTPVDAARETDGLSYLQVHPEDGIEDISPESQDLVRAIRDVDTPLDTMVAGQAAALVDSQQAIGSRLGWALGAIVLTTLVLVFLLTGSVLVPIQAVVLNALSLTAMFGAVVWIFQDGNLAGLIGFTPSGFIDTSLPVLMFCMAFGLSMDYGVFLLSRMKEEYDRTGDNRTAVSVGLQRTAGIITAAAIILAVVLFAIGFSRITNTMMLGWGVALAVLVDATVVRTLLVPAVMRMTGRATWWAPAPLRRLHDRFGLRESAEPVPHERASTTPSYEYAGRGGHPADPAPGAEAPAAEAVTVPAGAEDSTTTNEIATKKRVPHEAQ, encoded by the coding sequence TTGACGAACGCGCTGGCCCGGTTGTCCACGCGCCGACCACGGGCGCTGCTCCTTGTGGCCTTGATATTTGTCATCATCGCGGCCGTGCTCGGCGGCGGGGTGACCGACCGCCTCCGTGCCGGACAGGGCACCGAGGACCCCAACTCGGAGTCCGCCCACGCGGCCGAGTTGCTGGACGAGTACTTCCCGAACGCTCGTCCCAACTTCGTCCTGATGGTCTCCAGCGACCGCGACGTCGATGACCGCGCCATCGCCCAGCAGGGCGTGCAGCTCGCCGAGCGCCTCGCCTACGAGGAGTCGGTCAGCGGCGTCACCTCCTACTGGCACACCGGCGCCGACAGCCTGAAGTCGCCCGACGGCCGCTACGCGCTGATCGTCGCCCACCTGACGGGCAACGAGGCCGAGGCCGGCGAGGCCCAGCGGCGGCTGGCCCCCGACTACCAGGGCCGGCAGGGCGACCTGGAGGTCCAGATCGGCGGTGTCACCGCGATCCTCTCCGAGGTCGAGGACACCATCGAGGAGGACCTCATCCGCTCGGAGGTCATCGCCCTCCCGCTGACCCTGCTGATCCTGGTGCTGGTCTTCCGCGGCGTGATCGCGGCCCTGCTGCCGCTCGCCGTCGGCATCATCGCCATCATCGGCACCAACGCGGCGCTGTGGGCGATCGCCGGAGTCACCGACGTCTCGGTCTTCGCGCAGAACCTCACCACCGCGCTCGGGCTCGGCCTGGCCATCGACTACGCGCTGCTGATGGTCCGGCGCTTCCGCGACGAGCTGGAACTCGGCGCCGACCCGCGCACCGCCGTCACCACCATGCTGAACACCGCCGGCCGGACGGTGTTCTTCTCCGCCCTGACGGTCTCCGTCGCGCTCGCCGCGATGCTGCTGTTCCCGCTGTACTTCCTGCGCTCCTTCGCCTACGCCGGCGTCAGCGTCGTGCTGCTGGCGGCCGCCGCCGCGCTGCTGGTGCTCCCGGCGCTGCTGGTCGTCCTCGGAAAGCGGGTCAACTCCCTCGACCTCAGCCGGCTGCTGACCCGCCGCCGTGCCAAGGCCGCCGGCGGGACGGCCAAGCCCTCCGGCTTCGTCCGGCTGACCAGCACCGTGATGCGGCGCGCCCCGATCTTCGCGGTGGGCTCGGTCGCCCTGCTCGTCCTGCTCGGCCTGCCCTTCCTGCGCGTGGAGTTCGGCATGGCCGACGACCGCCAGCTCCCGGCCGAGGCCGAGCCGCGGGTCGTGCAGCAGATCATCCGCGACAACTTCGACAGCAGCGCCACCGGCGTCATCGACGTCCTGGCCCGCGGCGTGGACACCGCCGAGGAGCGCGAGGACCTCGTCGAGTTCGCCACCGCGGTCTCCGCCCTGGAGGGCGTGCAGGAGGTGCAGAGCCCCGTCGGCACCTTCGCCGAGGGCCGGCAGTCCGAGCCGCGCACCCCGGTGGACGCCGCCCGCGAGACCGACGGCCTCAGCTACCTCCAGGTGCACCCCGAGGACGGCATCGAGGACATCTCCCCGGAGAGCCAGGACCTCGTCCGCGCCATCCGCGACGTGGACACCCCGCTCGACACCATGGTCGCCGGCCAGGCCGCCGCCCTGGTGGACAGCCAGCAGGCGATCGGCAGCCGGCTCGGCTGGGCGCTGGGCGCCATCGTGCTGACCACCCTGGTGCTGGTCTTCCTGCTCACCGGCAGCGTGCTGGTGCCCATCCAGGCCGTCGTGCTCAACGCGCTCAGCCTCACCGCGATGTTCGGCGCCGTGGTCTGGATCTTCCAGGACGGCAACCTCGCCGGCCTGATCGGCTTCACCCCGTCCGGGTTCATCGACACCTCGCTGCCGGTGCTGATGTTCTGCATGGCGTTCGGCCTGTCCATGGACTACGGCGTCTTCCTGCTGTCGCGGATGAAGGAGGAGTACGACCGCACCGGCGACAACCGCACCGCGGTCTCCGTCGGCCTCCAGCGCACCGCCGGCATCATCACCGCCGCCGCGATCATCCTGGCCGTGGTGCTGTTCGCCATCGGCTTCTCCCGCATCACCAACACGATGATGCTCGGCTGGGGCGTCGCCCTCGCCGTCCTGGTGGACGCCACCGTGGTGCGCACCCTGCTGGTGCCCGCCGTCATGCGGATGACCGGCCGCGCCACCTGGTGGGCCCCGGCGCCGCTGCGCCGCCTGCACGACCGCTTCGGCCTGCGCGAGTCGGCCGAACCGGTGCCGCACGAGCGGGCCTCCACCACCCCCTCGTACGAGTACGCCGGCCGCGGCGGCCACCCGGCGGACCCGGCGCCCGGGGCCGAGGCGCCCGCCGCCGAGGCGGTCACCGTCCCCGCCGGCGCGGAGGACTCCACCACCACCAACGAGATCGCAACCAAGAAGCGGGTTCCCCATGAAGCGCAGTAG
- a CDS encoding sulfite exporter TauE/SafE family protein — translation MSWAEMLLVLVAGVGAGTINTIVGSGTLITFPVLLAVGIPPVVANVSNNLGLVPGSLSGAIGYRRELAGQRGRILRFGVASLLGGAAGAVALLLLPEEAFDRIVPALILLALVLVVLQPRLSRRLAARREAAREEALRQGRDPRPASDHGGRLLPLGVGACGVYGGYFGAAQGIILLALMGTALDDDLQRLNALKNVLAMIVNAVAAVVFLFVADFDWAAVALIAVGATLGGQIGSRVGRRLPPTVLRGVIVVVGLTAVGSMLLG, via the coding sequence ATGAGCTGGGCGGAGATGCTGCTGGTGCTGGTCGCCGGTGTCGGGGCGGGCACGATCAACACCATCGTGGGCTCCGGCACGCTGATCACCTTCCCGGTGCTGCTCGCCGTCGGCATACCGCCCGTCGTCGCCAACGTCTCCAACAACCTCGGCCTGGTGCCCGGCTCGCTCAGCGGCGCGATCGGCTACCGGCGCGAACTGGCCGGACAGCGCGGCCGGATCCTCCGGTTCGGCGTGGCCTCGCTGCTCGGCGGCGCGGCCGGGGCCGTCGCGCTGCTGCTGCTCCCCGAGGAGGCGTTCGACCGGATCGTCCCCGCGCTGATCCTGCTGGCGCTCGTCCTGGTGGTGCTGCAACCGCGGCTGTCCCGGCGGCTCGCCGCCCGCCGGGAGGCGGCCCGCGAGGAGGCGCTGCGGCAGGGGCGCGACCCGCGGCCGGCCTCCGACCACGGCGGCCGGCTGCTCCCGCTCGGGGTGGGCGCCTGCGGCGTCTACGGCGGCTACTTCGGCGCCGCGCAGGGGATCATCCTGCTCGCCCTGATGGGCACCGCGCTCGACGACGACCTCCAGCGGCTCAACGCCCTGAAGAACGTCCTGGCCATGATCGTGAACGCGGTGGCGGCGGTGGTGTTCCTGTTCGTCGCCGACTTCGACTGGGCCGCCGTCGCGCTGATCGCCGTCGGCGCCACCCTCGGCGGCCAGATCGGATCCCGGGTCGGCCGCCGCCTGCCGCCCACCGTGCTGCGCGGCGTGATCGTCGTGGTCGGCCTCACCGCCGTGGGCAGCATGCTCCTCGGCTGA